Proteins encoded by one window of Chondromyces crocatus:
- a CDS encoding peptidylglycine alpha-amidating monooxygenase, whose product MRAALSLLALMPLLALACGGGNDDSTSTSTSGQGGAGGVGGSGPGSGLPCDVEAVLQKNCRSCHDSSPKFGAPNPLVTHDDLHAAARSDSSKRIYELVGTRIHDDAKPMPPPPNARVSGDEAAILDAWVAAGAPASAESCGSGGAGGAGGEAPLGCTPDIELKPTSPYVMPQQVEDAYMCYGVTLQLDGRRHITTLAPLIDNSTIVHHMLLFAADAPYSTDPRPCSGATMGRLMGVWAPGGQALQLPAEAGFPVEGTAHFILQVHYSNLMGLSGEQDSSGYRLCSTTNLRPNDADIMAFGTTSINIPANGSQDLTCDLSIPNYIPELNIIAGMPHMHKLGRQIATSLFPGGSSPPVDLGSADPWDFDSQAWLDVSTKLKPGDLVRTRCAWNNPTPTNVQFGEDTSDEMCFGFVMYYPKIEFPQWNWGLPAFASSCSPTP is encoded by the coding sequence ATGCGTGCTGCCTTGTCACTCCTTGCACTCATGCCTCTCCTCGCCCTGGCTTGCGGCGGAGGAAATGACGACAGCACGTCGACGTCGACGAGCGGCCAGGGGGGCGCTGGAGGCGTGGGCGGGAGTGGTCCAGGCTCCGGACTGCCCTGTGACGTGGAGGCCGTCCTCCAGAAAAACTGTCGCTCCTGCCACGACAGCTCGCCGAAATTCGGCGCGCCCAACCCGCTGGTGACCCACGACGATCTGCACGCCGCCGCGCGCAGCGACAGCTCGAAGCGCATCTACGAGCTGGTCGGCACGCGGATCCACGACGACGCGAAACCGATGCCCCCCCCGCCGAACGCGCGCGTGTCGGGGGACGAAGCCGCCATTCTGGATGCGTGGGTGGCCGCGGGCGCTCCAGCGAGCGCGGAGAGCTGCGGAAGCGGTGGTGCGGGTGGTGCCGGCGGCGAGGCCCCGCTGGGATGCACGCCCGACATCGAGCTCAAACCAACGTCCCCGTACGTCATGCCGCAGCAGGTCGAGGATGCGTACATGTGTTACGGCGTCACCCTCCAGCTCGATGGAAGGCGCCACATCACCACGCTCGCGCCGCTCATCGACAACAGCACCATCGTCCACCACATGCTGCTGTTCGCTGCCGACGCTCCCTATTCGACCGATCCGCGGCCTTGCAGCGGCGCCACGATGGGCCGCCTGATGGGGGTCTGGGCGCCGGGTGGCCAGGCCCTCCAGCTACCCGCGGAGGCCGGGTTCCCTGTCGAAGGGACGGCCCACTTCATCCTCCAGGTGCACTACAGCAACCTGATGGGGCTCTCTGGCGAGCAGGACAGCTCGGGCTACCGGCTGTGCTCGACGACGAACTTGAGGCCCAACGACGCCGACATCATGGCGTTCGGCACCACGAGCATCAACATCCCCGCCAATGGATCGCAGGACCTCACCTGTGACCTCTCCATCCCGAACTACATCCCCGAGCTCAACATCATCGCGGGCATGCCGCACATGCACAAACTCGGCAGACAGATCGCCACGTCCCTCTTCCCGGGAGGCAGCTCGCCCCCCGTGGACCTCGGCTCGGCCGATCCCTGGGACTTCGACAGCCAGGCGTGGTTGGACGTCTCCACCAAGCTCAAGCCAGGGGACCTCGTCCGGACACGCTGCGCCTGGAACAACCCGACGCCGACCAACGTCCAGTTCGGTGAAGATACGAGCGACGAGATGTGCTTCGGGTTCGTGATGTACTACCCGAAGATCGAGTTCCCGCAGTGGAACTGGGGTCTGCCGGCGTTCGCGTCGAGCTGCAGCCCCACTCCCTGA
- a CDS encoding vWA domain-containing protein has protein sequence MAVSVGLTACGDPDEGDGAGSPDGNDGGTTYTTTDNAPGSRPLRLPDEQPAEAFICAGLDEESAPLLYLSSDDANSMGSPVLSRELIHLGAAPSSPLIRTYEFLNYYRVAYEAAPQGRLRVVPQMQEAEEPGLYHLQIGVRSQDPDPVRRPMTLTFVLDTSGSMRGSPMERQKAAIEALSASLTEGDIVNMVTWNSTNAVVLSGHMVNGPDDPGLQAAVNALSARGGTNLESGLAFGYQLALQHYGPDRLNRVILISDGGVNVGTTSAELIATHAKDGDQEGIYLVGIGTGPPSGYFNTPMNIVTDKGRGAYVYLDSVEEAWDVLRDRFDEVMDVAARSVQVELTLPWYFRIERFYGEEYSEDATEIEPQHLAPGVAMVFNQVVRACDPEVVDLQDPVRVTARWESPLTYEQRETTVEVSVGELLAADTTQLVKGRAIIAYAEALKEGNNWALKEAYAQVMAANPGGADPELSEIAQIIQIHPGYWP, from the coding sequence ATGGCTGTCAGCGTGGGGCTGACGGCCTGTGGTGATCCCGACGAGGGCGACGGCGCGGGCTCGCCTGATGGGAACGATGGGGGGACCACCTACACGACGACGGACAACGCTCCAGGTTCCCGACCGCTCCGACTCCCCGATGAGCAGCCGGCGGAGGCGTTCATCTGCGCTGGTCTCGATGAGGAGAGCGCGCCCCTGCTCTACCTCTCGTCCGACGACGCCAACTCGATGGGCTCTCCAGTTCTATCCCGCGAGCTGATTCACCTGGGGGCTGCGCCATCGTCCCCGCTGATACGGACCTACGAGTTCTTGAACTACTACCGCGTCGCCTACGAGGCCGCGCCCCAGGGTCGGCTGCGCGTCGTGCCGCAGATGCAGGAAGCCGAGGAGCCTGGCCTCTACCACCTGCAGATCGGGGTGCGGTCCCAGGATCCCGATCCAGTCCGCAGGCCGATGACCTTGACCTTCGTCCTCGACACCTCGGGGTCCATGAGAGGCAGCCCCATGGAACGGCAGAAAGCGGCCATCGAGGCGCTCTCTGCCAGCCTGACGGAGGGCGACATCGTCAACATGGTCACCTGGAACTCGACGAACGCCGTCGTCTTGAGCGGGCACATGGTCAATGGGCCCGACGATCCGGGGCTTCAGGCCGCGGTGAATGCGCTCTCGGCGAGAGGAGGCACGAACCTGGAGAGTGGCCTCGCCTTCGGTTATCAACTCGCACTTCAGCACTACGGCCCCGACCGACTCAACCGCGTGATCCTCATCAGCGACGGCGGCGTCAATGTCGGAACCACGTCGGCGGAACTCATCGCCACCCACGCCAAGGATGGGGACCAGGAGGGGATCTACCTGGTCGGGATCGGGACCGGACCCCCTTCAGGCTACTTCAACACCCCCATGAACATCGTGACCGACAAGGGGCGCGGCGCGTACGTGTACCTGGACAGCGTCGAGGAGGCCTGGGACGTGCTTCGTGACCGGTTCGACGAGGTGATGGACGTCGCCGCGCGGAGCGTGCAGGTGGAGCTGACGCTGCCCTGGTACTTCCGAATCGAGCGGTTTTACGGCGAGGAATACTCCGAAGACGCGACCGAGATCGAGCCGCAGCACCTCGCCCCCGGGGTTGCGATGGTCTTCAACCAGGTCGTGCGTGCCTGTGATCCGGAGGTCGTCGATCTGCAAGATCCCGTGCGGGTCACGGCGCGGTGGGAGTCGCCGCTCACCTACGAGCAGCGCGAGACGACGGTGGAAGTGAGCGTCGGGGAGCTGCTCGCCGCCGACACGACGCAGCTCGTCAAAGGGAGGGCGATCATCGCCTACGCCGAGGCGCTCAAGGAGGGGAACAACTGGGCACTGAAGGAGGCCTACGCTCAGGTGATGGCTGCCAATCCCGGTGGTGCGGATCCGGAGCTCTCGGAGATCGCGCAGATCATCCAGATACACCCCGGGTACTGGCCCTGA
- a CDS encoding vWA domain-containing protein translates to MRGSWLERCAWTLMVAVAGCGGLTACGDPDEGLLGSSEVGGGDYGGTSTTTNAGEDHAQAPTESEEPPEETFTCAGLDEESAPVLYLSADDSNSMGSPAQARELLRAGIAPPPWTVRTYEFLNYYRIAYEAAPDGRLRIVPQMQEAEVPGLYHLQIGVRSHDPAAVRRPMTLTFVLDTSGSMGGSPMERQKAAVEAIAAGLTEGDVVNMVTWNTTNAVVLSGHMVNGPSDPGLQNAVNALSASGGTDLESGLAFGYQLALQHYGPDRLNRVILISDGRANVGITSTELIASHAEDADQEGIYLVGIGAGPADGYHDGLMDAVTDKGRGAYVYLDSTQEAWDVLRDRFDEVMEVAARSVQVELTLPWYLRIERFYGEEYSEDAAEIEPQHLAPGDAMVFNQVVRACDPEVVDLQDPVRVTARWESPLTYEQRETTVEASVGELLAGGTTQLIKGRAIIAYAEALKEGSSTALRDAQAQVVAANPGGTDPELSEIAQLLPMHPYFY, encoded by the coding sequence ATGCGAGGTAGCTGGCTCGAACGGTGCGCGTGGACGCTGATGGTCGCCGTGGCGGGCTGTGGAGGGCTGACGGCTTGCGGTGATCCGGACGAGGGCCTCCTGGGCTCGTCGGAGGTGGGCGGCGGGGACTACGGGGGGACCTCCACCACCACCAATGCCGGTGAGGACCACGCTCAAGCGCCCACGGAGTCCGAAGAGCCGCCCGAGGAGACGTTCACCTGCGCGGGCCTCGACGAGGAGAGCGCGCCGGTGCTCTATCTGTCGGCCGACGACTCCAACTCGATGGGCTCTCCAGCCCAGGCCCGCGAGCTGCTTCGCGCGGGCATCGCGCCGCCTCCCTGGACGGTGCGGACCTACGAGTTCCTGAACTACTACCGCATCGCCTACGAGGCCGCGCCCGATGGTCGACTGCGCATCGTGCCGCAGATGCAGGAAGCCGAGGTGCCAGGCCTCTACCACCTGCAGATCGGCGTGCGATCCCACGATCCCGCGGCGGTCCGCAGGCCGATGACCTTGACCTTCGTCCTCGATACCTCGGGGTCCATGGGGGGCAGCCCCATGGAGCGGCAGAAGGCGGCGGTGGAGGCGATCGCTGCCGGTCTGACGGAAGGCGACGTCGTCAACATGGTCACCTGGAACACGACGAACGCCGTCGTCTTGAGCGGGCACATGGTGAACGGCCCGAGCGATCCTGGGCTTCAGAACGCCGTGAACGCGCTCTCGGCGAGCGGAGGTACGGACCTGGAGAGCGGCCTCGCCTTCGGTTACCAGCTCGCGCTACAGCACTACGGCCCCGACCGGCTCAACCGGGTGATCCTCATCAGCGACGGCAGGGCCAATGTCGGGATCACGTCGACGGAGCTCATCGCCAGCCACGCCGAGGACGCGGACCAGGAGGGCATCTACCTGGTCGGGATCGGGGCCGGACCCGCGGACGGCTATCACGATGGGCTCATGGACGCGGTGACCGACAAGGGGCGCGGCGCGTACGTGTACCTGGACAGCACCCAGGAGGCCTGGGACGTGCTTCGGGACCGGTTCGACGAGGTGATGGAGGTCGCCGCGCGCAGCGTGCAGGTGGAGCTGACGCTGCCCTGGTACCTCAGAATCGAGCGCTTCTACGGCGAGGAGTACTCCGAAGACGCGGCCGAGATCGAGCCGCAGCACCTCGCCCCCGGCGACGCGATGGTCTTCAACCAGGTCGTGCGCGCGTGCGATCCGGAGGTCGTCGATCTGCAAGATCCCGTGCGGGTGACGGCGCGGTGGGAGTCGCCGCTCACCTACGAGCAGCGCGAGACGACGGTGGAGGCGAGCGTGGGGGAGCTGCTCGCCGGCGGCACGACGCAGCTCATCAAGGGCAGGGCGATCATCGCCTACGCCGAGGCGCTCAAGGAGGGAAGCTCCACGGCGCTGAGGGATGCGCAGGCTCAGGTGGTGGCTGCCAATCCCGGCGGCACCGATCCGGAGCTCTCGGAGATCGCGCAGCTCCTCCCGATGCATCCCTACTTTTATTGA
- a CDS encoding fumarate reductase/succinate dehydrogenase flavoprotein subunit has protein sequence MQLDAKIPEGPIDKKWDNHRFNLKLVNPANKRKHTIIVVGTGLAGGAASASLAELGYNVKTFCVQDSPRRAHSIAAQGGINAAKNYQNDGDSIYRLFYDTVKGGDYRAREANVHRLAQISVNIIDQCVAQGVPFAREYGGVLSNRSFGGAQVSRTFYARGQTGQQLLLGAYQALMRQVGRGAVKMYPRTEMLDLIVIDGKARGIVSRSLVDGKIEVHIADAVVLGSGGYGNVFFLSTNAKGSNATAIWRAHKHGALFGNPCYTQIHPTCIPVSGDYQSKLTLMSESLRNDGRIWVPKQKGDKRSPEQIPEDERDYYLERRYPSFGNLVPRDVASRNAKMVCDEGRGVGPTTLGVYLDFGASIERLGKATIAERYGNLFDMYERITGEDPYEVPMRIYPAIHYTMGGLWVDYNLMSTVPGLFVLGEANFSDHGANRLGASALMQGLADGYFIIPYTIGNYLASEKFAKVDEKHAAVKDAERAVRERLEKLLAVNGTRTVDSFHRELGKLMWDNCGMARNAKGLTHALEAIPALKERFWKEVRVGGSGDLNLELEKAGRLADFFELGELMCLDALVREESCGGHFREEFQTAEGEAQRDDERFCHVAAWGWAGEGEKPVLHKEPLEFKEVKPSQRSYK, from the coding sequence ATGCAGCTAGACGCCAAGATCCCCGAAGGTCCCATCGACAAGAAGTGGGACAACCATCGCTTCAACCTCAAGCTCGTCAACCCGGCGAACAAGAGGAAGCACACCATCATCGTGGTCGGCACCGGTCTCGCCGGTGGCGCTGCCTCCGCATCGCTCGCGGAGCTCGGCTACAACGTCAAGACGTTCTGCGTTCAAGACTCCCCGCGACGGGCCCACAGCATCGCGGCGCAGGGCGGGATCAACGCCGCCAAGAACTACCAGAACGACGGCGACAGCATCTACCGCCTCTTCTACGACACGGTGAAGGGCGGTGATTACCGGGCGCGCGAGGCGAACGTGCACCGCCTCGCCCAGATCAGCGTCAACATCATCGACCAGTGTGTCGCGCAGGGCGTGCCCTTCGCCCGCGAGTACGGTGGCGTCCTCTCGAACCGCTCGTTCGGCGGCGCGCAGGTGTCGCGCACCTTCTACGCGCGGGGTCAGACGGGGCAGCAGCTCCTGCTCGGCGCGTACCAGGCACTGATGCGTCAGGTGGGCCGCGGCGCGGTGAAGATGTACCCGCGGACGGAGATGCTCGACCTCATCGTCATCGACGGCAAGGCGCGCGGCATCGTCAGCCGGAGCCTGGTCGACGGGAAGATCGAGGTCCACATCGCCGACGCCGTGGTGCTCGGCTCGGGTGGATACGGCAACGTCTTCTTCCTCTCCACGAACGCCAAGGGCTCCAACGCCACGGCGATCTGGCGGGCGCACAAGCACGGGGCCCTTTTCGGGAACCCCTGTTACACACAGATCCACCCGACCTGCATCCCCGTCTCCGGCGACTACCAGTCCAAGCTCACCCTGATGAGCGAGTCGCTCCGGAACGACGGTCGGATCTGGGTGCCGAAGCAGAAGGGCGACAAGCGCTCCCCGGAGCAGATCCCCGAGGACGAGCGGGACTACTACCTGGAGCGGCGCTACCCGAGCTTCGGCAACCTGGTGCCCCGTGACGTGGCGTCGCGCAACGCGAAGATGGTGTGCGACGAGGGGCGCGGCGTCGGGCCGACGACCCTCGGTGTCTACCTCGACTTCGGTGCGTCGATCGAGCGGCTGGGCAAGGCGACCATCGCCGAGCGCTACGGCAACCTGTTCGACATGTACGAGCGCATCACCGGCGAGGACCCGTACGAGGTGCCGATGCGCATCTACCCGGCCATCCACTACACGATGGGTGGTCTGTGGGTGGACTACAACCTGATGAGCACCGTCCCCGGGCTGTTCGTGCTCGGCGAGGCGAACTTCTCCGACCACGGCGCGAACCGCCTGGGCGCGAGCGCGCTGATGCAGGGGCTCGCGGATGGCTACTTCATCATCCCGTACACCATCGGCAATTACCTCGCGTCGGAGAAGTTCGCGAAGGTCGACGAGAAGCACGCCGCGGTGAAGGACGCCGAGCGCGCCGTGCGCGAAAGGCTGGAGAAGCTGCTGGCGGTGAACGGTACCCGCACCGTCGACTCGTTCCACCGCGAGCTGGGCAAGCTGATGTGGGACAACTGCGGCATGGCGCGCAACGCGAAGGGCCTCACCCACGCGCTCGAAGCCATCCCGGCGCTCAAGGAGCGCTTCTGGAAAGAGGTCCGCGTCGGTGGTTCTGGCGATCTCAATCTGGAACTGGAGAAGGCCGGCCGCCTCGCCGACTTCTTCGAACTCGGTGAGCTGATGTGCCTGGATGCCCTCGTCCGCGAGGAATCGTGCGGAGGTCACTTCCGCGAGGAGTTCCAGACCGCCGAGGGCGAGGCGCAGCGCGACGACGAGCGCTTCTGCCATGTCGCTGCGTGGGGGTGGGCGGGAGAGGGCGAGAAGCCCGTGCTCCACAAGGAGCCTCTCGAATTCAAAGAGGTCAAACCCAGCCAGCGGAGTTACAAATAA
- a CDS encoding succinate dehydrogenase cytochrome b subunit, with translation MSTIAAPSQAQRLTLFYREFIGKKIAMALSGVVLFGYVVIHMAGNLQIFAGREQINSYAAQLHSSAPVLWGARVVLLTAVLVHIYTAISLTRQSRAARPEGYRKTGQRHPNLPARTMLFSGLALAAFIVFHLLHLTTGTVHPQFADLKPYDNMVSGFQMPVVALFYVLSVALLGAHLYHGAWSMFQSLGISHPRYTPALKKFAVAFAFLLTVGFSLVPLAVLFGVVR, from the coding sequence ATGAGTACCATCGCTGCCCCCTCACAAGCCCAGCGCCTCACGCTCTTCTACCGCGAGTTCATCGGGAAGAAGATCGCGATGGCGCTCAGCGGCGTGGTCCTGTTCGGCTATGTGGTCATCCACATGGCGGGTAACCTGCAGATCTTTGCAGGTCGTGAGCAGATCAACTCCTACGCTGCGCAACTCCACAGCTCGGCGCCCGTCCTCTGGGGCGCGCGCGTCGTGCTGCTGACGGCGGTGCTCGTGCACATCTACACCGCCATCTCCCTCACCCGACAGAGCCGAGCAGCCCGCCCGGAGGGATACCGGAAGACGGGGCAGCGGCACCCGAACTTGCCGGCCCGCACCATGCTCTTCAGCGGGCTCGCCCTCGCCGCGTTCATCGTCTTCCACCTGCTGCACCTGACGACGGGCACGGTGCATCCGCAGTTCGCCGATCTGAAGCCGTACGACAACATGGTGTCTGGCTTCCAGATGCCGGTCGTCGCGCTCTTCTACGTGCTCTCCGTGGCGCTGCTGGGCGCCCACCTCTACCACGGCGCGTGGAGCATGTTTCAGTCGCTCGGCATCAGCCACCCGCGCTACACCCCGGCACTCAAGAAGTTTGCGGTGGCCTTCGCCTTCCTGCTCACCGTTGGCTTTTCTCTCGTCCCGCTTGCTGTCCTCTTCGGCGTGGTCCGCTGA
- a CDS encoding vWA domain-containing protein — protein sequence MVVMGASGGLTACSGMDRLGDVGEPGEMDGNQGSSGTGAGDYGAQAPPTSPYPEEQPEETFTCAGLDEESAAVLYLSSDDSNSMGSPAQVRELLREGIAPSPWTIRTYEFLNYYRIAYNAAPDGQLRIVPQMQEAEEPGLYHLQIGVRSQDPDPVRRPMTLTFVLDTSGSMEGIPMARQKAAVEALSAGLTEGDVVNMVTWNTTNAVVLSGHMVNGPDDPGLQAAVNALSASGGTDLESGLAFGYQLALQHYGPDRLNRVILISDGGANVGVTSAELIANHSEDADREGIYLVGIGAGPASGYNDALMDAVTDKGRGAYVYLDSTQEALEVLRDRFDEVMEVAARGVQVELTLPWYFKIERFYGEEYSEDASEIEPQHLAPGDAMIFNQIVRACDPDVIDLEDPIRVTARWESPLTYERREVAVEASVGQLLAADTKQLIKGRAIIAYAEALKEGDSAALRNAHDQVVAANPNGADPELSEIAQLLQLHPSY from the coding sequence ATGGTCGTCATGGGGGCCAGCGGTGGACTGACGGCCTGCAGTGGGATGGACAGGCTCGGCGACGTGGGCGAGCCCGGTGAGATGGACGGGAACCAGGGGAGTTCGGGCACGGGCGCGGGCGACTATGGCGCCCAGGCCCCCCCGACCTCTCCGTATCCCGAAGAGCAGCCCGAGGAGACCTTCACCTGCGCTGGGCTCGATGAGGAGAGCGCGGCGGTGCTCTACCTGTCCTCCGACGACTCCAACTCGATGGGCTCTCCAGCCCAGGTCCGAGAGCTGCTCCGCGAGGGGATCGCGCCGTCGCCCTGGACGATCCGGACCTACGAGTTCCTGAACTACTACCGCATCGCCTACAACGCCGCGCCCGACGGACAGCTGCGCATCGTGCCGCAAATGCAGGAGGCCGAGGAGCCAGGCCTCTACCACCTGCAGATCGGCGTGCGATCCCAGGACCCCGATCCGGTCCGCAGGCCGATGACCCTGACCTTCGTCCTCGATACCTCGGGGTCCATGGAAGGCATCCCCATGGCGCGGCAGAAGGCGGCGGTGGAGGCGCTCTCTGCCGGCCTCACGGAGGGCGACGTCGTCAACATGGTCACCTGGAACACGACGAACGCCGTCGTTCTGAGTGGGCACATGGTGAACGGCCCCGACGATCCGGGCCTCCAGGCCGCCGTGAACGCGCTCTCGGCGAGCGGCGGTACGGACCTGGAGAGCGGCCTCGCCTTCGGTTACCAGCTCGCGCTCCAGCACTACGGCCCCGATCGGCTCAACCGGGTGATCCTCATCAGCGACGGCGGGGCGAATGTCGGTGTCACCTCGGCGGAGCTCATCGCCAACCACTCCGAGGATGCAGACCGGGAGGGCATCTACCTGGTCGGGATCGGGGCCGGACCAGCCAGTGGCTACAACGACGCCCTCATGGACGCGGTGACCGACAAGGGGCGCGGCGCGTACGTGTACCTGGACAGCACCCAGGAGGCCCTGGAGGTGCTCCGGGACCGGTTCGACGAGGTGATGGAAGTCGCTGCGCGAGGCGTGCAGGTGGAGCTGACGCTGCCCTGGTATTTCAAGATCGAGCGCTTCTACGGCGAGGAGTACTCCGAAGACGCTTCCGAGATCGAGCCGCAGCACCTCGCGCCCGGCGACGCGATGATCTTCAACCAGATCGTGCGCGCCTGTGATCCGGATGTCATCGATCTGGAGGATCCCATCCGGGTGACGGCGCGGTGGGAGTCGCCGCTTACCTATGAGCGACGCGAGGTGGCGGTGGAGGCGAGCGTCGGGCAGCTGCTCGCCGCCGACACGAAGCAGCTCATCAAAGGGAGAGCGATCATCGCCTACGCCGAGGCGCTCAAGGAGGGAGACTCCGCGGCGCTGAGGAATGCGCACGATCAGGTGGTGGCTGCCAATCCGAACGGTGCGGATCCAGAGCTCTCGGAGATCGCGCAGCTGCTTCAGCTTCACCCCTCCTATTGA
- a CDS encoding succinate dehydrogenase/fumarate reductase iron-sulfur subunit encodes MRLKLHVWRQKGKGAAGSFTTYDVPEVSEHMSFLEMLDVLNERLIEKGEDPVSFDHDCREGICGMCGFMINGQAHGPLKGTTVCQLHMRHYRDGDELWLEPWRATAFPIIKDLMVDRSAFDRIIAAGGFISTPAGSAPDGNAIPVPKDKSDRAMDAAACIGCGACVASCPNASASLFTAAKVTHLNLLPQGAPEQDRRTLAMVAQMRSEMFGHCTNVGECEAVCPKQISLENIAKMNRDYVQAVFKYREPSAAGGSG; translated from the coding sequence ATGCGTCTGAAGCTCCACGTATGGCGGCAGAAGGGGAAGGGGGCCGCCGGCTCCTTCACGACGTACGATGTGCCCGAGGTCAGCGAGCACATGTCGTTCCTCGAGATGCTCGACGTCCTGAACGAGCGGTTGATCGAGAAGGGAGAGGATCCCGTCTCCTTCGATCACGACTGCCGCGAAGGCATCTGCGGCATGTGCGGGTTCATGATCAACGGCCAGGCGCACGGGCCCCTCAAGGGGACGACGGTGTGTCAGCTTCACATGCGTCACTACCGCGACGGGGATGAGCTGTGGCTCGAGCCGTGGCGCGCGACGGCGTTCCCCATCATCAAGGATCTGATGGTGGACCGAAGCGCGTTCGACCGGATCATCGCGGCGGGTGGATTCATCTCGACGCCGGCGGGCAGCGCTCCCGACGGCAATGCGATCCCCGTGCCGAAGGACAAGTCCGATCGGGCGATGGACGCTGCCGCCTGCATCGGTTGCGGGGCGTGCGTCGCCTCGTGTCCGAACGCCTCGGCCTCGCTGTTCACGGCCGCCAAGGTGACGCACCTGAACCTGCTGCCCCAGGGCGCACCGGAGCAGGACCGTCGCACGCTGGCGATGGTGGCGCAGATGCGGTCCGAGATGTTCGGGCACTGCACGAACGTCGGGGAGTGCGAGGCGGTGTGCCCCAAGCAGATCAGCCTGGAGAACATCGCGAAGATGAACCGCGACTACGTGCAGGCGGTGTTCAAGTACCGCGAGCCCTCGGCCGCTGGCGGCTCTGGATGA